A genomic region of Gossypium hirsutum isolate 1008001.06 chromosome D01, Gossypium_hirsutum_v2.1, whole genome shotgun sequence contains the following coding sequences:
- the LOC107905259 gene encoding calcium-transporting ATPase 1, endoplasmic reticulum-type: MGKGGENYGKREFVNSKPTDPDVFPAWAKDIHECEKHYDVSQKSGLSTAEVENRRRIYGNNELEKHEGQSIWSLIMEQFNDTLVRILLLAAVVSFVLAWYDGDEGGEMEITAFVEPLVIFLILIVNAIVGVWQENNAEKALEALKEIQSEQATVIRDGIKIPSLPAKELVPGDIVELKVGDKVPADMRVLELVSSTLRVEQGSLTGESEAVNKTNKSVSEDADIQGKRSMVFAGTTVVNGNCFCLVTQIGMETEIGKVHTQIHVASQSEEDTPLKKKLNEFGEVLTMIIGVICIFVWLINVKYFLSWEYIDGWPRNFKFSFEKCTYYFEIAVALAVAAIPEGLPAVITTCLALGTRKMAQKNALVRKLPSVETLGCTTVICSDKTGTLTTNQMAVAKLLAMGGHASSLRNFRVDGTTYNPSDGKIHGWPSGGMDANLETIAKISAICNDAGVTHSDNKYVAHGMPTEAAIKVLVEKMGLPKGLYSGGAAGNDVLRCCQWWNEYEHRIATLEFDRDRKSMGVIVKSKSGRRSLLVKGAVENLLERSSKMQLLDGSVVPLDQNSRILVSNALQDMSSGALRCLGFAYKDELPEFETYDGSDDHPAHALLLDPSNYPSIESNLTFVGLVGLRDPPRQEVHQAIEDCKAAGIRVMVITGDNKNTAEAICREIGVFGPMEDISSKSLTGKEFMALSDKKAHLRQSGGLLFSRAEPRHKQEIVRLLKEDGEVVAMTGDGVNDAPALKLADIGIAMGIAGTEVAKEASDMVLADDNFSTIVSAVGEGRSIYDNMKAFIRYMISSNIGEVASIFLTAALGIPEGLIPVQLLWVNLVTDGPPATALGFNPPDKDIMKKPPRRSDDSLITAWILFRYLVIGLYVGVATVGVFIIWYTHGSFLGIDLSGDGHTLVTYPQLANWAQCSSWKNFTVSPFTAGNQVFSFENNPCDYFQGGKVKAMTLSLSVLVAIEMFNSLNALSEDGSLLTMPPWVNPWLLLAMSVSFGLHFLILYVPFLAQVFGIVPLSFNEWLLVLAVAFPVILIDEVLKFVGRLGRRMRSSSQRPLKPKTE; encoded by the exons ATGGGAAAAGGAGGGGAAAATTATGGAAAACGAGAGTTTGTCAACTCTAAACCAACAGATCCAGATGTGTTCCCTGCTTGGGCCAAAGATATCCATGAATGCGAGAAGCATTACGATGTTAGTCAGAAATCGGGATTATCAACGGCGGAAGTTGAGAATCGGCGCAGGATCTATGGAAATAACGAGTTGGAAAAGCATGAAGGGCAGTCAATATGGAGTTTAATCATGGAACAATTTAACGACACTTTAGTTCGAATCTTACTGCTGGCGGCGGTTGTTTCTTTTGTGCTCGCTTGGTATGACGGTGACGAAGGCGGTGAAATGGAAATTACGGCGTTCGTTGAACCGTTGGTGATTTTTCTGATCTTGATCGTAAACGCGATCGTGGGCGTTTGGCAAGAAAATAACGCTGAGAAAGCGTTGGAAGCtttgaaagagatccaatcggaGCAAGCTACGGTGATTCGTGATGGAATCAAAATACCTAGTTTGCCGGCCAAAGAGCTTGTTCCTGGTGATATTGTGGAACTCAAAGTAGGGGATAAAGTTCCTGCCGACATGAGGGTTTTGGAGTTAGTTAGTTCGACTTTGAGAGTCGAGCAAGGTTCGTTAACGGGTGAGAGCGAGGCGGTTAATAAAACTAACAAGTCAGTTAGCGAAGACGCTGATATTCAAGGTAAACGAAGTATGGTTTTCGCCGGAACAACGGTGGTTAACGGAAATTGTTTCTGTTTGGTTACTCAAATTGGGATGGAGACGGAGATCGGTAAAGTTCATACTCAGATCCACGTGGCGTCGCAAAGTGAAGAAGATACGCCGTTGAAGAAGAAGCTGAACGAGTTTGGGGAGGTTCTAACTATGATAATTGGGGTAATTTGTATTTTTGTTTGGTTAAttaatgttaaatattttctCAGTTGGGAATATATTGATGGTTGGCCTAGGAATTTCAAGTTTTCGTTTGAGAAATGTAcgtattattttgaaattgcTGTGGCGTTGGCTGTTGCCGCTATTCCCGAAGGATTGCCGGCAGTTATCACCACTTGTTTAGCACTTGGGACACGAAAAATGGCTCAAAAGAATGCGTTGGTGAGGAAGCTACCGAGTGTTGAGACATTAGGGTGCACGACTGTGATTTGCTCTGATAAAACAGGTACCTTGACGACCAATCAGATGGCAGTAGCTAAGCTTTTGGCTATGGGGGGTCATGCTAGTAGTTTGAGAAATTTTAGGGTTGATGGCACAACGTATAATCCTTCTGATGGGAAAATACATGGTTGGCCAAGTGGTGGAATGGATGCTAATCTTGAAACAATTGCCAAGATTTCTGCTATATGTAATGATGCTGGTGTAACGCATTCTGACAATAAGTATGTAGCTCATGGAATGCCTACTGAGGCCGCCATAAAG GTTCTTGTTGAGAAAATGGGTCTCCCAAAGGGATTGTATAGTGGTGGAGCAGCTGGCAATGATGTTCTAC GTTGTTGTCAATGGTGGAATGAGTATGAGCATCGGATTGCAACCCTTGAGTTTGATCGTGATAGGAAGTCAATGGGTGTTATTGTCAAGTCCAAATCAGGAAGAAGGTCATTGTTAGTGAAG GGAGCTGTAGAGAACTTACTGGAGAGAAGCTCAAAGATGCAGTTGCTTGATGGCTCTGTTGTACCACTCGATCAAAATTCAAGGATTCTTGTTTCCAATGCTCTTCAAGATATGTCAAGTGGTGCATTGCGTTGCTTGGGTTTCGCATACAAAGATGAGCTCCCTGAGTTTGAAACCTATGATGGTAGTGATGATCATCCAGCTCATGCCCTATTACTTGACCCATCCAACTATCCATCAATTGAGAGCAATCTTACTTTTGTTGGCTTGGTTGGACTAAGG GACCCTCCACGTCAAGAGGTACATCAAGCAATTGAGGACTGTAAAGCAGCTGGCATTCGTGTTATGGTTATAACCGGAGATAACAAAAATACAGCAGAAGCTATATGCCGTGAAATAGGTGTTTTTGGGCCGATGGAAGACATCAGTTCAAAAAGTTTAACTGGGAAGGAGTTTATGGCACTTTCAGATAAGAAAGCTCATCTGAGACAAAGTGGTGGGCTTCTATTTTCTAGGGCTGAACCGAGACACAAGCAAGAGATAGTGAGATTGCTAAAGGAAGATGGAGAGGTGGTTGCTATGACTGGTGATGGAGTAAATGATGCACCTGCCTTGAAACTAGCTGATATTGGAATTGCTATGGGCATTGCTGGAACGgag GTAGCAAAGGAAGCTTCTGACATGGTGTTGGCAGATGACAATTTCAGTACAATTGTTTCTGCCGTTGGTGAAGGAAGATCCATTTACGACAACATGAAAGCTTTTATCAG GTACATGATCTCGTCAAATATCGGTGAGGTTGCCTCCATATTCCTAACAGCAGCATTGGGTATACCCGAGGGCCTGATTCCAGTTCAACTTCTCTGGGTTAATCTTGTTACGGATGGACCACCTGCAACAGCTTTGGGATTCAATCCTCCGGACAAGGATATCATGAAGAAGCCTCCTCGGAGAAGTGATGATTCACTCATCACTGCTTGGATTTTATTCCGCTATCTG GTTATTGGACTATATGTTGGAGTAGCAACTGTTGGCGTCTTCATCATTTGGTATACACACGGTTCCTTCTTGGGCATTGATCTTAGCGGGGACGGCCACACCCTTGTCACATACCCCCAGCTCGCTAACTGGGCCCAGTGCTCATCCTGGAAAAATTTCACTGTTTCACCTTTCACAGCCGGGAACCAAGTCTTCTCCTTTGAAAATAATCCATGCGATTACTTCCAAGGCGGCAAAGTAAAAGCAATGACACTTTCCCTCTCGGTTTTAGTTGCCATCGAAATGTTCAACTCCCTTAATGCCCTCTCTGAAGATGGAAGTCTCTTGACAATGCCTCCATGGGTCAATCCTTGGCTCCTCCTCGCCATGTCTGTGTCATTCGGCCTGCACTTCTTGATCCTCTATGTGCCATTCCTTGCTCAAGTATTCGGTATCGTACCTTTAAGCTTTAACGAATGGCTGCTGGTTCTGGCCGTCGCATTCCCTGTGATTTTGATCGACGAAGTGTTGAAGTTCGTAGGGAGGTTGGGACGGCGGATGAGATCCTCCAGTCAAAGACCTTTGAAACCCAAAACAGAGTGA
- the LOC107903149 gene encoding uncharacterized protein, which produces MSSVCISNCLNDAKDPKKPMRATYMNLYKWPGSDAEFLRSRTSSVPSSMDYCRPSVRVIDSISCRQMYLRSYRFSKKATVPEKTMKCFGKVKEKMGHGGRKKKKSSHRRVRVVIKRKCLIWRKVKVVLFRVFNRLLSCYASVDVLDQRNV; this is translated from the coding sequence ATGAGTTCTGTTTGCATTTCTAATTGTTTGAACGATGCTAAAGACCCCAAGAAACCTATGAGAGCAACCTATATGAATCTTTACAAGTGGCCAGGTTCAGATGCTGAGTTTTTAAGATCAAGGACCTCATCAGTTCCTTCTTCAATGGACTATTGTCGACCAAGTGTTCGAGTTATTGACAGTATCTCTTGCAGGCAGATGTATTTGAGAAGCTATAGATTTTCCAAGAAAGCAACTGTGCCTGAAAAGACTATGAAATGCTTTGGGAAAGTTAAAGAGAAGATGGGTCATGGtgggaggaagaagaagaagagtagCCATAGGAGAGTACGTGTTGTTATTAAAAGGAAGTGTTTGATTTGGAGGAAAGTCAAGGTtgttttgtttagggtttttaatagGTTGCTTTCTTGCTATGCTAGTGTTGATGTTTTAGATCAAAGGAATGTTTAG